The following are encoded in a window of bacterium SCSIO 12643 genomic DNA:
- a CDS encoding 2-oxo acid dehydrogenase subunit E2 translates to MGQIEVKLPKMGESVAEATITTWLKAVGDTVEAEESIVEIATDKVDSEVPSPADGVITKILFEEGAVPQVGDVIAIISGEGDSDVPAEETAAAPAVAETSAPAPVAVTNAAPAAAPTANVDFSSSDNFYSPLVKNIAKEEGVSLQELESIQGTGSNNRVTKKDILNYINNGRQTAASTAPAAAPAAATAPVSQPKAAPVPQGAPNPNDFGGNVEIIEMDRMRKLIAKHMVNSKHTSPHVTSYVEADVTNIVNWRNKVKNKFFEREGEKLTFTPIIMEAIVKAIKDFPLVNVEVQGDYIIKKNDINLGMATALPSGNLIVPVIHNADNYNLTGLAKQVNGLATKARDNKLSPDDIAGGTYTVTNVGTFGNVMGTPVINQPQVAIMAVGAIRKMPSVIETPDGDFIGIRHKMFLSHAYDHRVIDGALGGMFVRRVADYLESFDPNREL, encoded by the coding sequence ATGGGACAAATAGAAGTCAAACTTCCTAAAATGGGAGAAAGTGTTGCAGAGGCAACAATTACAACATGGTTAAAAGCTGTTGGGGATACAGTTGAAGCAGAAGAGTCAATTGTAGAAATCGCAACAGATAAAGTAGATTCTGAAGTTCCTTCACCTGCAGACGGGGTGATTACCAAAATATTATTCGAAGAAGGTGCGGTACCTCAAGTTGGGGATGTTATTGCAATTATTTCCGGAGAAGGTGATTCAGATGTTCCTGCAGAAGAAACAGCAGCTGCACCAGCGGTCGCAGAAACTTCAGCTCCAGCACCGGTAGCAGTTACTAATGCAGCTCCTGCGGCAGCTCCAACTGCAAATGTTGATTTTTCATCAAGTGACAACTTCTACTCTCCTTTAGTTAAAAACATTGCTAAAGAAGAAGGTGTTTCTCTTCAAGAATTGGAATCTATTCAAGGAACTGGTTCTAACAACAGAGTAACTAAAAAAGATATTTTAAACTACATCAACAACGGACGTCAAACGGCAGCTTCAACTGCACCAGCAGCAGCTCCAGCGGCTGCAACTGCTCCTGTTTCTCAACCAAAAGCGGCTCCGGTACCACAAGGCGCTCCGAATCCAAATGATTTTGGTGGAAATGTAGAAATTATTGAAATGGATCGTATGCGTAAGCTTATCGCGAAGCATATGGTTAATTCCAAACATACTTCTCCACACGTTACTTCATACGTTGAAGCAGATGTGACCAATATCGTGAACTGGAGAAACAAAGTGAAGAATAAATTCTTCGAACGTGAAGGAGAGAAACTAACATTCACTCCTATCATTATGGAAGCTATTGTAAAAGCAATCAAAGACTTCCCATTAGTAAATGTTGAAGTTCAAGGTGATTACATCATTAAAAAGAACGATATTAACCTGGGAATGGCAACTGCCTTACCAAGTGGAAACCTAATCGTTCCTGTAATTCACAATGCTGACAATTACAATCTTACAGGTCTTGCTAAACAAGTTAATGGTTTAGCCACAAAGGCCAGAGACAACAAATTATCTCCAGACGACATCGCAGGAGGAACATATACCGTAACCAATGTGGGTACTTTCGGTAATGTTATGGGGACTCCTGTAATCAACCAACCACAGGTTGCCATTATGGCAGTTGGAGCCATTCGTAAGATGCCTTCTGTGATTGAAACTCCTGATGGTGACTTTATTGGCATCCGTCACAAAATGTTCTTATCACACGCTTATGACCACCGTGTAATCGATGGAGCGCTTGGCGGAATGTTCGTAAGACGCGTAGCAGATTATCTGGAATCTTTCGATCCAAACAGGGAACTATAG